Genomic window (Prosthecochloris aestuarii DSM 271):
GCCGGACGCGCCCGGCTCATGAGCGACATCAATGTTACGCCCTTTGTTGATGTGATGCTTGTGCTGTTAATAATATTTATGGTGACCGCTCCTATGATGACGCATGGGGTCAAGGTTCAGCTTCCTGAAACGACGCATGAAAAAATGGATGTCGACACCAAAGCCCTTATTATCAATGTAGACGCGCAAAGAAAGGTCTTTATCAATCAGTATCAGCTCAATGCTGACGATATTGCTGAACGTCTTCCCTCGATCCTTGATGTGAAGACCAGCAGGGAAGTGTATCTCAAGGCCGATACATCGTTGCCATATGGTTTCGTCATGTATGTCATGTCGCAGATACGTGATGCTGGAATAGAGAATATAGGCATGGTTACCGATCCGGGAAGCGCGGTAAAAGAATTGCCTGATGGTACCGGTTATGATCAAGAGTGATGAACAGACAAGGGAGAGCAGGCGCTTAATCATTGCGTTGTTCATTGCGCTCTGCGTTCATATTGCTGTTTTTGTCGTCAGCATTTACGTGCAGCGGATGAAACCCCCGGAGCCCAGAGTTGTTACGGTGAGCCTGGTTTCGTTGCCTGGCCCCGGTTCAGACGCCGCACAGGAACTTCCAGGCGGTGCTCCTGTTGTCGATGAAGCGCTGGTCGTCGATAATCCCGAGCCTGAGGTGTCTGAAAGTGCTGAGCCTGAGCTGGTCGTCATGCCCGAAAAGCCGGTTATTCCGATTGAGCCTGTCAAACAGGAAAAAAAG
Coding sequences:
- the tolR gene encoding protein TolR gives rise to the protein MNSGNGSGGKGAGRARLMSDINVTPFVDVMLVLLIIFMVTAPMMTHGVKVQLPETTHEKMDVDTKALIINVDAQRKVFINQYQLNADDIAERLPSILDVKTSREVYLKADTSLPYGFVMYVMSQIRDAGIENIGMVTDPGSAVKELPDGTGYDQE